A single window of Pyrus communis chromosome 10, drPyrComm1.1, whole genome shotgun sequence DNA harbors:
- the LOC137748021 gene encoding MATH domain and coiled-coil domain-containing protein At3g58270-like, with protein MEVVVVSLDGGERLGAKEEEEEDIGGESVVGLVINVGWVWGYMHMYTEEYKDIFSETFTWRVEHFSKLQSKHYSDVFIIGGFKWRILMYPKGCRGDGYLAIYLNVADASTLPSGWKFHKENEFKEEVTTLGYRFVTLSFSKLHDCTEGYIVNDTCIIEVKVYVLEAEIDEDENEEGSSSLVKSTEHSLSANSMQVPDSSVAPNSEAHCEQLLPSSDKPSSQQICSNNSTDSPTGPRVVKLPEKEKLPYTTPASKLIDFKGLGWIEKAFVPLLEEVCSGHPSLIECQQKRSRKFTECAFTALGRVLHFLKTTKSKDMTSEDSCDHLQLLWEELEIFRFDLSWLKPYVQSVLCMKKFEEMTGRVKRLREDVDALEIKLRRRRTELIEAEVDLDRVAESDLVNLREIDMDRELGYGGH; from the exons atggaggtggtggtggtttcATTGGATGGTGGGGAGAGGTTGGGAGctaaagaagaggaagaggaagacatTGGTGGTGAGAGTGTGGTGGGTTTGGTGATCAATGTTGGGTGGGTGTGGGGGTATATGCATATG TATACTGAAGAATATAAAGATATTTTTTCGGAGACTTTCACATGGAGAGTCGAACACTTCTCGAAGTTGCAGAGCAAGCATTACTCTGACGTTTTCATCATTGGTGGTTTTAAATG GCGGATCCTCATGTATCCAAAGGGGTGCCGCGGAGACGGCTATTTGGCTATATATTTGAATGTTGCAGATGCTTCGACATTGCCATCTGGGTGGA aatttCATAAAGAGAACGAGTTCAAAGAAGAGGTGACTACATTGGGTTACAGATTTGTTACTTTGTCTTTTAGTAAGCTCCATGACTGTACTGAAGGCTATATTGTGAATGATACATGTATTATTGAAGTAAAGGTTTATGTCCTTGAGGCTGAAATCGACGAGGATGAAAACGAGGAAGGATCATCTTCTCTTGTTAAGAGTACGGAGCACTCACTAAGTGCAAATTCTATGCAAGTTCCAGACTCTTCAGTAGCACCCAATTCTGAAGCACATTGTGAACAGCTGCTTCCCTCCAGTGATAAACCAAGTTCTCAACAAATTTGCAGTAACAATAGCACCGATAGTCCTACTGGCCCTCGTGTAGTCAAGTTACCTGAGAAAGAAAAACTACCCTACACTACTCCAGCTAGTAAGCTCATTGATTTCAAAGGTTTAGGTTGGATCGAGAAAGCTTTTGTTCCACTACTAGAGGAGGTTTGCTCAGGGCATCCTTCATTGATCGAGTGCCAACAAAAGAGGAGTCGTAAGTTCACTGAATGTGCATTCACAGCTCTGGGAAGAGTCCTGCATTTTTTAAAGACTACAAAAAGTAAGGATATGACGTCTGAGGACTCCTGCGACCACCTTCAGCTTTTATGGGAAGAGCTTGAGATCTTCAGATTTGACTTGTCGTGGTTAAAGCCATATGTTCAGTCTGTTTTGTGTATGAAGAAATTTGAGGAAATGACAGGGCGAGTGAAAAGATTGAGAGAAGATGTGGATGCTTTAGAGATCAAATTAAGAAGACGAAGGACCGAGCTAATTGAAGCAGAGGTAGATCTTGATCGGGTAGCAGAAAGTGACTTGGTGAATTTAAGGGAGATAGATATGGATAGAGAGTTAGGTTATGGGGGGCATTAG
- the LOC137748889 gene encoding oligoribonuclease-like isoform X1: MECLANAFSVLELDAEDDDPMRFASSASNDTPKSSGSDKKVINSDKMLLVDEKQSQQSTEMLPKEYKMPLVWIDLEMTGLNVEVDRILEIACIITDGKLTKSVEGPDLVIHQTKECLDRMGEWCQTHHAASGLTTKVLESSISEKEAEQQVIEFVKRNIGTYQPVLAGNSVYVDFLFLKKYMPDLARLFSHVLVDVSSIKALCIRWYPRADNQKAPSKENKHRALDDIRESIGELKYYKDNIFKAFRKK, translated from the exons ATGGAGTGCCTCGCAAATGCGTTCTCTGTGCTGGAGCTCGACGCCGAAGACGACGATCCAATGCGATTCGCATCTTCTGCTTCCAATGACACTCCTAAATCTTCAG GCAGCGATAAGAAAGTCATCAACTCTGATAAAATGTTGCTCGTAGACGAGAAGCAGAGTCAACAAAGTACAGAGATGCTTCCAAAAGAATACAAGATGCCCCTGGTATGGATTGACTTGGAAATGACTG GTTTAAATGTTGAAGTTGATCGAATACTGGAGATTGCTTGTATAATCACTGATGGAAAATTAACCAAGTCAGTGGAG GGCCCAGATTTAGTTATCCATCAAACTAAGGAGTGTTTAGATAGAATGGGAGAATGGTGTCAAACTCATCATGCAGCTAGTG GGTTGACGACAAAAGTGCTCGAAAGTTCGATTAGTGAAAAAGAAGCTGAACAGCAG GTCATAGAATTTGTAAAGAGAAACATTGGAACATATCAACCTGTCTTAGCAGGAAATTCAGTTTATGTGGATTTTCTGTTTTTGAAG AAGTACATGCCGGATTTGGCTCGCCTTTTCTCCCATGTATTAGTGGATGTTAGCAGTATTAAAGCTCTATGCATTCGCTGGTATCCTAGAG CAGATAATCAGAAAGCCCCttccaaagaaaataaacacaGGGCCTTGGACGATATCAGAGAAAGCATCGGAGAGCTCAAATACTACAAGGACAATATATTCAAAGCATTTAGAAAGAAGTGA
- the LOC137748889 gene encoding oligoribonuclease-like isoform X2 yields the protein MECLANAFSVLELDAEDDDPMRFASSASNDTPKSSGSDKKVINSDKMLLVDEKQSQQSTEMLPKEYKMPLVWIDLEMTGLNVEVDRILEIACIITDGKLTKSVEGPDLVIHQTKECLDRMGEWCQTHHAASGLTTKVLESSISEKEAEQQVIEFVKRNIGTYQPVLAGNSVYVDFLFLKKYMPDLARLFSHVLVDVSSIKALCIRWYPRDNQKAPSKENKHRALDDIRESIGELKYYKDNIFKAFRKK from the exons ATGGAGTGCCTCGCAAATGCGTTCTCTGTGCTGGAGCTCGACGCCGAAGACGACGATCCAATGCGATTCGCATCTTCTGCTTCCAATGACACTCCTAAATCTTCAG GCAGCGATAAGAAAGTCATCAACTCTGATAAAATGTTGCTCGTAGACGAGAAGCAGAGTCAACAAAGTACAGAGATGCTTCCAAAAGAATACAAGATGCCCCTGGTATGGATTGACTTGGAAATGACTG GTTTAAATGTTGAAGTTGATCGAATACTGGAGATTGCTTGTATAATCACTGATGGAAAATTAACCAAGTCAGTGGAG GGCCCAGATTTAGTTATCCATCAAACTAAGGAGTGTTTAGATAGAATGGGAGAATGGTGTCAAACTCATCATGCAGCTAGTG GGTTGACGACAAAAGTGCTCGAAAGTTCGATTAGTGAAAAAGAAGCTGAACAGCAG GTCATAGAATTTGTAAAGAGAAACATTGGAACATATCAACCTGTCTTAGCAGGAAATTCAGTTTATGTGGATTTTCTGTTTTTGAAG AAGTACATGCCGGATTTGGCTCGCCTTTTCTCCCATGTATTAGTGGATGTTAGCAGTATTAAAGCTCTATGCATTCGCTGGTATCCTAGAG ATAATCAGAAAGCCCCttccaaagaaaataaacacaGGGCCTTGGACGATATCAGAGAAAGCATCGGAGAGCTCAAATACTACAAGGACAATATATTCAAAGCATTTAGAAAGAAGTGA
- the LOC137748022 gene encoding MATH domain and coiled-coil domain-containing protein At3g58270-like — MANTADWGFATLVPLSHLHCLDNGYLVNDVCIVEVKVEVPTGIRILEDQETGDLTNFKGLGRIEKTFVPFLEEVCSSYPSLIDSQMKRSRTLVQCAFTALGRVLHSLKTTTAKDMNIDACQRLQLFWEELEAFKFDLAWLEPHVQSVFAMKKRAGIVNRLQEDVDALKIEIERRRAILAEAEADLEVAERDLAEAQEEHFSKIDMDSELGYPLS; from the coding sequence ATGGCAAATACAGCTGACTGGGGCTTTGCAACACTTGTTCCTCTAAGTCATCTCCACTGTCTTGATAATGGGTATCTGGTGAATGATGTGTGTATTGTTGAAGTTAAAGTTGAAGTTCCTACCGGTATTAGGATTTTAGAAGACCAAGAAACCGGTGATCTTACGAATTTTAAGGGTTTAGGGCGAATAgagaaaacttttgttccgtttcTAGAGGAGGTTTGTTCGTCATATCCTTCCTTGATTGACAGCCAGATGAAGAGGAGTCGTACCCTTGTTCAATGCGCATTCACAGCTTTGGGCCGAGTCTTGCATTCTCTGAAGACTACAACTGCCAAGGATATGAACATTGATGCTTGTCAACGTCTTCAACTGTTTTGGGAGGAGCTTGAGGCCTTCAAATTTGACTTGGCTTGGCTGGAGCCTCATGTTCAATCCGTTTTTGCTATGAAGAAAAGGGCAGGAATAGTGAATAGACTGCAAGAAGATGTCGATGCTTTGAAGATCGAAATAGAGAGGCGAAGGGCTATCCTAGCGGAGGCAGAAGCCGATCTTGAGGTAGCAGAAAGAGATTTGGCAGAGGCACAAGAAGAGCACTTCAGCAAGATAGATATGGATAGTGAGCTAGGCTATCCGTTATCTTAA